One Helianthus annuus cultivar XRQ/B chromosome 7, HanXRQr2.0-SUNRISE, whole genome shotgun sequence genomic region harbors:
- the LOC110882029 gene encoding uncharacterized protein LOC110882029 produces MEEANTRSGRTTVAMREYYCYKFQIRSTDNVLLFGGRLLQQFVVDVYIKIETSRLEFCERNQAKIRAELYQGIVDCVNTGEVHANRVGKRIVLPASFIGGPRDMRRRFLNVMTLVQDDGKPDVFLTMTCNPKWPEICDNLHVGQTATDRPDLVSRVFRAKLEDLKDQLFKKHVLGEVKAYVYVIEFQKRGLPHAHFLLIMYPQHKINNADHYDKVVCAEIPNKLTHPGLHKMVVKHMIHGPCGNLRSSSPCMQGDPKICRFHYPRQFNEQTTQGEDSYPLYRRRDTGKKWTYEDKHLIIDGWSHITQGF; encoded by the exons ATGGAAG AGGCAAACACACGAAGTGGTAGAACAACCGTGGCTATGCGAGAGTACTACTGTTACAAGTTCCAGATTCGATCTACCGATAATGTGCTTTTGTTCGGTGGTAGGCTGCTACAGCAGTTTGTGGTTGATGTTTACATCAAAATTGAGACGTCACGCTTAGAATTTTGTGAGAGAAACCAGGCTAAGATTCGGGCCGAATTGTACCAAGGTATTGTGGATTGCGTCAATACTGGTGAGGTTCATGCAAACAGAGTCGGGAAAAGAATTGTGTTGCCTGCATCTTTCATCGGGGGGCCTCGCGACATGCGACGTCGGTTTCTAAACGTGATGACGTTAGTTCAAGATGACGGCAAGCCTGATGTATTCCTTACAATGACATGTAATCCTAAGTGGCCTGAGATATGTGATAACTTACATGTTGGTCAAACTGCTACAGATCGTCCAGACCTTGTTTCAAGAGTGTTCCGGGCTAAATTAGAAGATCTTAAGGATCAACTCTTCAAGAAACATGTCCTCGGGGAAGTTAAGGCATACGTCTATGTCATTGAATTTCAAAAGCGGGGTTTGCCGCACGCACATTTTCTCCTAATCATGTACCCGCAACACAAGATCAATAACGCGGACCATTATGATAAGGTTGTGTGTGCTGAAATTCCTAACAAACTAACACATCCCGGATTGCATAAGATGGTTGTCAAGCACATGATTCACGGTCCTTGCGGCAATTTACGATCAAGCAGTCCTTGTATGCAGGGTGATCCTAAAATTTGTCGTTTTCACTATCCTAGACAATTTAACGAACAGACGACACAAGGAGAAGATTCGTATCCGTTGTATCGAAGGAGAGACACCGGGAAGAAGTGGACCTACGAGGACAAACACTTGATAATAGATGGGTGGTCCCATATAACCCAAGGCTTTTGA